One genomic segment of Anser cygnoides isolate HZ-2024a breed goose chromosome 20, Taihu_goose_T2T_genome, whole genome shotgun sequence includes these proteins:
- the BARHL1 gene encoding barH-like 1 homeobox protein, which yields MEGSTGFGIDSILSHRAGSPAGPKGDPLGGDGRSPLELSPRSEGNSGCPSPRSPGRECLEAAGPHLQPGQGSAPSQSRTVTSSFLIRDILADCKPLAACAPYSSTNGPHGGQEPAGRIPTKPGEDFREKMEKTTSSSSSDSEYKVKEEGDREISSSRDSPPVRLKKPRKARTAFTDHQLAQLERSFERQKYLSVQDRMELAASLNLTDTQVKTWYQNRRTKWKRQTAVGLELLAEAGNYSALQRMFPSPYFYPQSLVSNLDPGAALYLYRGPSAPPPALQRPLVPRILIHGLQGGSEPPPPLPPLPGVLPRAAQPR from the exons ATGGAGGGCTCCACCGGCTTCGGGATCGACTCCATCCTCTCGCACCGAGCCGGGAGCCCGGCAGGGCCCAAGGGGGACCCTCTGGGGGGCGACGGGAGGTCCCCGCTGGAGCTGAGCCCCCGCTCGGAGGGCAACAGCGGGTGCCCCTCGCCCCGCTCGCCCGGCCGCGAGTGCctggaggcggcggggccgcatCTGCAGCCCGGCCAGGGCTCGGCTCCTTCCCAGTCCCGGACCGTCACCTCGTCCTTCCTCATCAGAGACATCCTGGCCGACTGCAAGCCCCTGGCAGCCTGCGCCCCTTACTCCAGCACCAATGGACCTCACGGCGGGCAGGAGCCGGCGGGCAGGATCCCCACCAAACCCGGCGAGGACTTtagggagaaaatggaaaaaaccaccagcagctcctcctcggATTCCGAGTACAAAG TGAAAGAAGAAGGGGACCGGGAGATCTCCAGCTCCCGGGACAGCCCCCCGGTGCGGCTGAAAAAGCCGCGCAAAGCCCGCACCGCCTTCACCGACCATCAGCTGGCCCAGCTGGAGCGCAGCTTCGAGAGGCAAAAATACCTGAGCGTGCAGGACAGGATGGAGCTGGCGGCCTCCCTCAACCTCACCGACACGCAGGTGAAAACCTGGTACCAGAACAGAAG gaccaaGTGGAAAAGGCAGACGGCGGTgggcctggagctgctggccgAGGCCGGCAACTactcagccctgcagaggatGTTCCCCTCGCCCTACTTCTACCCGCAGAGCCTGGTCTCCAACCTGGACCCCGGCGCTGCCCTCTACCTGTACCGCGGACCCAgcgcgccgcccccggccctccAGAGACCCCTGGTGCCCCGCATCCTCATCCACGGACTGCAGGGCGGCAgcgagccccccccgcccctgccccccctgcccggcGTCCTGCCCCGGGCCGCGCAGCCCCGGTGA